The proteins below are encoded in one region of Phaseolus vulgaris cultivar G19833 chromosome 1, P. vulgaris v2.0, whole genome shotgun sequence:
- the LOC137816222 gene encoding RING-H2 finger protein ATL70-like produces MSSNSAISSPGFLSSSNISGYSYGIGISVGILLLIITITLTSYFCTRTHVSFAAAPRNRRLTPNVLQPHHSIVDVSLDEATILSYPTLLYSEAKVQKSDSTATCCSICLADYKGTDMLRVLPDCEHQFHLKCIDPWLRLHPTCPVCRTSPIPTPLSTPLAEVVPLASRQDS; encoded by the coding sequence ATGAGCAGCAACAGTGCTATTAGTTCCCCTGGATTCCTTTCCTCAAGCAACATCAGTGGCTATAGTTATGGCATAGGAATCTCTGTTGGAATTCTCTTGCTCATCATAACCATCACTCTAACTTCCTACTTCTGCACCAGAACACATGTCTCATTTGCTGCAGCACCTAGGAACAGGAGACTCACCCCGAATGTTCTTCAACCACACCACTCTATAGTTGATGTAAGTTTAGATGAAGCCACGATTCTGAGTTATCCAACTCTGCTGTACTCTGAAGCTAAGGTCCAGAAGTCTGATTCCACTGCAACATGTTGCTCCATTTGTTTGGCAGATTACAAGGGTACTGATATGCTTCGCGTGCTACCTGATTGTGAACACCAATTCCACCTCAAGTGCATAGATCCATGGTTGAGATTGCATCCCACTTGTCCAGTTTGTAGAACATCTCCAATTCCAACACCCCTCTCAACTCCTCTGGCTGAAGTGGTTCCATTGGCTAGCAGACAGGATTCATAG